The Anastrepha ludens isolate Willacy chromosome 2, idAnaLude1.1, whole genome shotgun sequence genome contains a region encoding:
- the LOC128857901 gene encoding syntaxin-18 gives MDVTQRFKAGVMIVKLQRKGELPPQSLDKQRILPKSSVGVGAGRRDEFSRQAKDVCHKITTLRNVLVENRAAYMRIGQHLKSATHMSDEQRDLIDRESEKFVAYYTQHLAQMRADWKRAKRKPQQQQHIEAVIDLLERYLRNVQQIYLEQKRYRVQYELETFRLLKLVADKKKIPVRPGGEHSGRREARHSTSSTTDDDATDDLRPRNGLGENEVSDLQGDWLDDDDFGDIGGDGDAAFGRTNEQSSEDENAKVSGPQLRHRHPHAEGEDSIGSGGELKTTQSSQKVALDEDIQKSQQLEDEEEEAKKLSPEDVQMYEQENVQLYHELQGLAEEVEQIEKNVVDIAQLQDIFTEKVSLQQHNIERIANAVVGATENVKDANEQIKQAIQRNAGLRVWSLFFLLVMSFALLFLDWYYD, from the exons ATGGACGTTACACAAAGATTCAAAGCCGGTGTAATGATTGTGAAACTACAGCGCAAAGGTGAACTGCCACCACAATCGCTGGACAAGCAACGCATTCTACCGAAAAGCAGCGTTGGCGTGGGCGCTGGACGACGGGATGAATTCTCCCGGCAGGCTAAGGATGTGTGCCACAAAATCACCACATTGCGTAATGTGCTTGTGGAGAATCGGGCGGCGTACATGCGCATCGGTCAGCACCTGAAGAGTGCAACACACATGTCGGACGAACAACGCGATTTAATCGACCGCGAGTCGGAAAAATTTGTGGCCTATTACACACAACATTTGGCACAAATGCGTGCGGACTGGAAGCGTGCAAAACGAAAaccacagcagcagcaacatatCGAGGCGGTGATCGATTTATTGGAACGCTATTTGCGCAACGtgcaacaaatttatttggagCAAAAACGTTATCGTGTGCAGTACGAACTGGAAACATTTAGACTATTGAAATTAGTAGCTGACAAAAAGAAGATACCAGTGCGTCCGGGTGGGGAACATAGTGGTCGCCGTGAGGCGCGGCACTCAACAAGTAGCACCACCGACGACGATGCCACGGATGATTTACGACCACGCAATGGATTGGGTGAAAACGAAGTTTCTGACTTGCAAGGTGATTGGCTAGATGACGATGATTTCGGTGACATTGGGGGCGATGGTGATGCCGCATTTGGTAGAACAAATGAGCAGAGTAGTGAAGATGAAAATGCGAAGGTGAGTGGTCCACAATTGCGGCATCGGCATCCGCATGCTGAAGGCGAAGACAGCATTGGAAGCGGTGGGGAGTTGAAGACGACACAATCATCGCAGAAAGTGGCGCTAGACGAGGATATACAAAAATCGCAGCAATTagaagacgaagaagaagaagcgaaAAAACTTTCCCCCGAGGATGTTCAAATGTACGAACAGGAGAATGTGCAACTCTATCATGAACTGCAGGGTTTGGCTGAAGAGGTGGAACAGATCGAGAAAAATGTGGTGGACATAGCGCAGTTGCAGGACATCTTCACAGAAAAG GTCTCGCTGCAACAACATAACATCGAGCGCATCGCCAATGCTGTGGTTGGCGCAACGGAGAACGTCAAAGACGCTAATGAACAAATCAAACAGGCCATACAACGCAATGCCGGGTTGCGTGTATGgtcgttattttttttgttagtgaTGTCATTTGCTTTACTCTTCCTTGACTGGTATTACGATTGA
- the LOC128871658 gene encoding ras-like GTP-binding protein RhoL, producing MARSLRPLKITIVGDGMVGKTCLLITYTQNEFPEEYIPTVFDNHACNITVDGNEYNLTLWDTAGQEDYERLRPLSYPNTNCFLLCYSISSRTSFENIKSKWWPEIRHFSNNVPVVLVGTKLDLRVPNSEKFVTTSEGRRLRKEIHAHSLVECSAKKKIALNQVFEEAVRAVEKKPSTKPKQCTLL from the exons atGGCGAGAAGTTTACGTCCCCTTAAGATCACAATCGTCGGCGACGGTATGGTGGGCAAGACCTGCCTACtcattacatacacacaaaacGAATTCCCCGAAGAATACATACCCACGGTCTTCGATAATCACGCCTGCAACATTACGGTCGATGGCAATGAATACAATCTGACACTATGGGATACAGCCGGGCAAGAGGATTACGAGCGTCTGCGTCCGCTGAGTTATCCAAat ACGAATTGTTTCTTGCTTTGCTATTCCATAAGCAGTCGCACATCTTTTGAGAATATCAAAAGTAAATGGTGGCCCGAGATACGGCACTTCTCTAATAATGTGCCTGTTGTGTTGGTCGGCACCAAACTGGATTTGCGAGTGCCGAATTCGGAAAAGTTTGTGACGACAAGTGAAGGACGTCGCCTGCGAAAGGAAATTCATGCGCATTCCTTGGTGGAGTGTTCGGCCAAAAAGAAGATCGCTCTGAATCAAGTTTTCGAGGAAGCAGTAAGGGCGGTGGAGAAGAAACCGAGCACTAAACCCAAGCAATGCACGTTGCTGTAA